Genomic segment of Gloeocapsa sp. PCC 7428:
CCTGTGTAATTATCCATACTACGGTAGAGGGACGATCGCTCCTGTAACCATTGCTTTAAAGCATCCGTTCTTCGCGTTGCTTCTACGGTAATTCCGAGTTGTTCTCCAGCAGCGGTGATGAGACTAAGTGACTGCGGACGAAACACCTGGATGGTATCTGGCATTTTATCTGCAACATGCTGCAATTGTTCCACAAGCCAATGCGCGTTAACTTGCGATTGGGGACACAGCGCGACAAATTCGACTGTGCGAGTTAAGTCACAAACGAGTAACTCCCACAAAGTTTGTCCAGCTGCATCCCGCAACGGACGACGATAAAAATCAGCTTGCCAAACGATCTGAGCCATCATTTCTAAATTGTACGCAGAAAAGCTGACTACACCATCACCTTGGCAAGAATTGGTGCCACACTGCTAGCAATCTCTGGTACATAGACTTGCGATACGTAATCTGAGATCATGCGATCGGTGTTGAATAACGGTGCATTCGTTTTAATTGATGCTTTCATCATCTGAATCCAGCGTCGAGGAATACCATTGGCATCGCGATCGTAATATAGCGGGACAATTTCTTCTTCAAGCAACTGATACAAAGATCGCGAATCAATACGATCCTGCACTTCTTGGTCGCTGGTATGTGCATCTTCGCCAATTGCCCAGCCATTCAGTCCTTTACCATCAGAACCTGTTTGATAGCCTTCACACCACCAGCCATCTAAAACACTACAATTAATCCCACCGTTGAAGCAGACTTTTTGTCCACTTGTACCTGAAGCTTCTAAAGGACGACGCGGGTTATTCAGCCAGACATCAACACCTTGTACAAGTTTTTGACCAGTGTAAATATCGTAGTCTTCAATTAACGCCACGCGGTTTTGAATCGCGTTGTTGCGACACCATTCCATAATCCGTTGAATGATCCGCTTACCTTCTTCATCAGCAGGGTGCGCTTTACCAGCAAAGACAATTTGCACTGGACGTTCGGCGTTACCAAAAATCTTGATTGCTCGCTGCGCATCGCGCAAAATGAGATCGCCGCGCTTGTATGGGCTAAAGCGTCGTGCAAATCCGATGGTGAGTACATTGGGGTCTAACAGCGTTTCGGTTGCTTGAATGTGTTCGTAGCTTTCGCCGCGTTGTTCTCGTGCTTTTCTGACGCGAAAGCGCGTGTGGGCGATGAGTCTTTCTTTGAGAACTTGATGTCGCCACCACAATTCCTCATCAGGAATATCATCGACTTTTGCCCACATTTTTGGATTGATAACGCGGGTTTTCCAGTCTTCACCTAAATACTTGGCATACAAGTCTGCCATAAGAGGTGCAGTCCACGTAGGTGCATGAACTCCGTTTGTAATGTGACCGATGGGTACTTTGTCTTCGGAACGATCCGGATACAAAATTGTCCACATCTTACGCGAAACATAACCGTGAAGTTCGCTCACGCCATTGGCTGCACGACACATCCGCAATGCTAGCACTGTCATGCCAAAAGGTTCCCAAGGATCGCCAAGGCGTCTTGCACCTAAAGCCATAAATTGCTCGCGCGACAGTTTCATTTGCACCCAGTAGTGCGCAAAGTAAGAGTCCATTAAGTCGCCAGAGAAGACATCGTGACCGGCTGGGACGGGAGTATGGGTTGTGAAAACACAACGGTTACGGACGCTAGCTTCGACATCGTAGAACGATTTTCCTGTGCGTTCCATTTCTTGTCGCGCGACTTCCAGCGTGCAAAATGCTGCATGACCTTCGTTGAGGTGATACACCGAAGGCGCGATCCCCAATGCTGTGAGGGCGCGAACGCCGCCAATTCCTAGCACGACTTCTTGCGCAATGCGCGTGTCTTGATTACCACCATACAGGTGTCCAGTTAACCAGCGGTCAATCGGATCGTTATCTTCGCGATCGCTATCTAGCAGATAAAGACTGACGCGCCCGACTTGAGTGCGCCAAATTTGGACTTTAACGCAGCGCTGGCGGATTTCCAGTTCGATGGTGAGGGGTTCGCCTTGGTCGTTGTTAATTAACTCTAAAGGCATTTGAGAGAAAGGATTGTCAACGTAGTAATCTTCTTGCCAACCACTACGGTTTAAGCGTTGGCGGAAATAGCCTTGGCGATACAGCAAGCCGATCCCGACCATCGGGACTCCTAAATCGGAAGCTGACTTGAGGTGATCTCCAGCGAGAATTCCTAAACCTCCAGAGTAAATCGGTAAGGATTCGTGAATGCCAAATTCAGCACAAAAGTAAGCGATCGGATGTTCGGCTGATGTTTGTGGTGCAACGCGGCTAACC
This window contains:
- the glgP gene encoding alpha-glucan family phosphorylase, with protein sequence MNDVTWFQPTRIKHNSKNFMTNNGALTPAQQLSKKLPQTLRRLADLAYNYWWSWTTDRVSLFRNIDPEEWENCGHNPVAILESASYERLTQLAEDPFYLSQLQSLVAEFDQYMAQQDTWVSRVAPQTSAEHPIAYFCAEFGIHESLPIYSGGLGILAGDHLKSASDLGVPMVGIGLLYRQGYFRQRLNRSGWQEDYYVDNPFSQMPLELINNDQGEPLTIELEIRQRCVKVQIWRTQVGRVSLYLLDSDREDNDPIDRWLTGHLYGGNQDTRIAQEVVLGIGGVRALTALGIAPSVYHLNEGHAAFCTLEVARQEMERTGKSFYDVEASVRNRCVFTTHTPVPAGHDVFSGDLMDSYFAHYWVQMKLSREQFMALGARRLGDPWEPFGMTVLALRMCRAANGVSELHGYVSRKMWTILYPDRSEDKVPIGHITNGVHAPTWTAPLMADLYAKYLGEDWKTRVINPKMWAKVDDIPDEELWWRHQVLKERLIAHTRFRVRKAREQRGESYEHIQATETLLDPNVLTIGFARRFSPYKRGDLILRDAQRAIKIFGNAERPVQIVFAGKAHPADEEGKRIIQRIMEWCRNNAIQNRVALIEDYDIYTGQKLVQGVDVWLNNPRRPLEASGTSGQKVCFNGGINCSVLDGWWCEGYQTGSDGKGLNGWAIGEDAHTSDQEVQDRIDSRSLYQLLEEEIVPLYYDRDANGIPRRWIQMMKASIKTNAPLFNTDRMISDYVSQVYVPEIASSVAPILAKVMV